A genomic region of Lycorma delicatula isolate Av1 chromosome 4, ASM4794821v1, whole genome shotgun sequence contains the following coding sequences:
- the LOC142322725 gene encoding UDP-glucosyltransferase 2-like: MRLKAFPKNAKIQNTVITSIFIIFVTCNAAKIFCIFPIASYSHQKPMLALSRALASRGHNLTVITTNPSQVPIENHREININHLYNLDNKDPVQFEEKIGFTTQKRQKSVTQLIKAFPAIFKFMTASVFNSSQIQNLIKEVNGTNFDLMIVEPLVLTSLMIGFSDLIGNPPIVGISSCIPLSVVDFEYGNPIIPSYIPEIVSPYTDSMSLFQRIINFYVTWYNFYMLNVHIQPHQEKIMREQFGNAERFLRDLEVNKSLLIVSGDFSTSYPRPVQPNTIYVGPMHLQTTPAPLPEDLKKWMDEAEDGIIYFSLGSNMKITSVPGEKGSGFIKAFKQLRKIRVMWKWEADEELPGRPDNIMVKKITRTQSIAAHPKLKLFISQVGLQSFQEAVYNAVPILGIPMVADEDYNTMKLVKVGAGLFLEFEEINYDVVYEKIKGLLTNKSCKENMMRLSSIMKDKPLSAVDTAVWWVEYTIRHKGAPHLSPAALDLRRHQDEKLDAFFLSVLIMLIIRFVICFTIKVIRLFYSPEPLPPVASLALALTDDASAASVLPKRRRIPTEYETNVFGQFYKQVTPLLKSYQGSIAL; this comes from the exons ATGAGATTGAAAGCTTTCCCTAAAAATGCCAag atacaaaatacagtaataacatctatttttataatatttgtgacTTGTAATGCTgcaaaaatattctgtatttttccAATTGCATCATACAGTCACCAAAAACCAATGCTGGCATTAAGTCGTGCTCTAGCTTCTAGAGGACATAATCTTACTGTTATAACAACAAATCCTAGTCAG gtACCAATAGAAAATCATAGAGAAATCaacataaatcatttatataatttagataataaagaTCCTGTTCAATTTGAAGAGAAAATTGGTTTTACAACACAGAAAAGGCAAAAATCTGTAACTCAATTAATAAAGGCTTTTCCAGCTATATTTAAGTTTATGACTGCTTCTGTGTTTAATTCTTCACAAATACAAAATCTGATAAA gGAGGTCAATGgaacaaattttgatttaatgataGTTGAACCCTTGGTTCTAACTAGCTTGATGATAGGATTTTCTGATCTGATTGGAAATCCACCAATAGTTGGCATTTCATCATGTATCCCACTATCAGTTGTTGATTTTGAGTATGGTAATCCAATAATACCATCATATATTCCAGAAATAGTGTCACCATATACAGATTCCATGTCATTGTTTCAACGAATCATTAACTTTTATGTTACATGgtataatttttacatgttaaatgTACATATACAACCACACCAAGAAAAAATCATGAGAGAACAATTTGGAAACGCTGAACGTTTTTTGAGGGATCTGGAAGTAAATAAAAGCTTGTTGATTGTTAGTGGCGACTTTTCTACTAGTTATCCAAGGCCAGTACAACCTAATACAATTTATGTCGGACCAATGCATTTACAAACAACCCCAGCTCCTTTACCAGAG GATCTTAAAAAATGGATGGATGAAGCTGAGGATGGGATTATATATTTTAGTCTTGGTAGCAACATGAAAATTACATCAGTGCCTGGTGAGAAAGGAAGTGGCTTCATTAAAGCAtttaaacagttaagaaaaataagagtGATGTGGAAGTGGGAAGCAGACGAAGAATTACCAGGTAGACCTGACaatattatggtaaaaaaaattactcgcacaca ATCTATTGCAGCCCATCCAAAGCTGAAATTGTTTATAAGCCAGGTTGGTCTTCAAAGCTTTCAAGAAGCTGTTTATAATGCTGTACCAATACTTGGTATACCAATGGTTGCTGATGAAGACTATAATACCATGAAATTAGTGAAAGTTGGTGCTGGATTATTTCttgaatttgaagaaataaattatgatgttgtttatgaaaaaataaaagggcttcttacaaataaaag TTGCAAAGAAAATATGATGAGATTGTCATCCATAATGAAAGATAAACCATTGTCAGCTGTGGATACTGCAGTTTGGTGGGTGGAATATACAATAAGACATAAAGGTGCTCCACATCTGAGTCCAGCTGCATTAGATTTGAGGAGGCATCAGGATGAAAAGCTGGAtgctttttttctttcagttcttATCATGTTAATAATTagatttgtaatttgttttacaattaaagtGATCAGGTTATTTTATTCTCCAGAACCTTTACCACCAGTGGCTTCATTGGCATTAGCTTTAACTGATGATGCATCAGCTGCATCAGTACTACCAAAAAGACGAaggatac CCACTGAATATGAAACAAATGTTTTTGGACAGTTCTACAAGCAAGTCACACCTTTACTAAAATCATACCAAGGATCCATTGCTCTATAG